One genomic region from Mytilus trossulus isolate FHL-02 chromosome 9, PNRI_Mtr1.1.1.hap1, whole genome shotgun sequence encodes:
- the LOC134685044 gene encoding uncharacterized protein LOC134685044, whose product MLINLAILHVVALIIKGVYAVPISNINSQKDGQLRMYELLDEYFRDKDTNEDHRQNKYPSHLSELGTQKRGKYSWSVAYGKRDRWIAYGKRNSRHSGIAMPSFGPSLDSSQDLPVYDHNAVKRHQMWEARWGKKRTTVSANPTTKAMENFEQQQSYEGYFTKNPTFKRQQWTKSPWGKRSY is encoded by the coding sequence GTGTATACGCCGTCCCAATTAGCAATATTAACAGCCAAAAAGATGGGCAATTACGAATGTACGAACTATTAGATGAATATTTTCGGGACAAAGACACAAATGAAGATCACAGACAGAACAAATACCCATCTCATTTAAGTGAACTTGGAACTCAAAAGAGAGGCAAATATTCTTGGTCAGTAGCTTATGGAAAACGTGACCGTTGGATCGCCTATGGGAAAAGGAATTCACGTCATAGTGGAATAGCCATGCCATCGTTTGGACCTTCATTGGACTCATCGCAGGATCTACCAGTGTATGACCACAATGCAGTAAAACGACACCAGATGTGGGAGGCTCGATGGGGGAAGAAACGAACAACCGTATCTGCAAATCCAACAACAAAGGCCATGGAAAACTTCGAGCAACAACAGTCTTATGAAGGATATTTCACTAAAAATCCAACTTTCAAACGCCAACAGTGGACCAAATCCCCTTGGGGAAAACGTTCATATTAA